One genomic segment of Alkalimarinus alittae includes these proteins:
- a CDS encoding Crp/Fnr family transcriptional regulator, protein MFFPADHPTAIDALLEQYHELSESLNSRVTWPGKKLTLLPGADISHSLSSGQLALVERGLIHVNWGERTAFILQKGDFISHFDIYDQQTLSYITEETSTVVCINPEALNDQLASDKAAQQQWHNLLLIQSAIFSTIYGAGVKQGIRPAAGFQRFSEGDIIIREGDSADHVFTLLKGKAVASVNSVPLGVINEGEIFGALAAVTGEARNATIIANGNCTVMTVPKEQFIDLIKSQPETCLQMIQTMAYQITELNNLVCARVESTL, encoded by the coding sequence ATGTTTTTCCCCGCTGACCACCCTACTGCAATTGATGCCCTGCTTGAACAGTATCATGAACTTTCAGAATCTCTAAATAGCAGGGTTACATGGCCAGGAAAAAAGCTGACCCTTTTACCTGGTGCAGATATTTCACACTCTCTGTCGTCTGGACAGCTAGCCTTAGTAGAAAGAGGGTTGATTCATGTAAATTGGGGAGAAAGAACGGCCTTCATACTGCAAAAGGGCGATTTTATCTCCCATTTTGACATCTATGATCAGCAAACCTTATCTTACATTACCGAAGAGACTTCCACTGTTGTCTGCATTAATCCAGAGGCATTAAACGACCAGCTAGCGAGCGACAAAGCTGCACAGCAACAATGGCATAATCTTTTATTAATTCAGAGTGCCATATTTAGCACTATTTATGGTGCGGGTGTTAAGCAAGGCATCAGGCCTGCCGCGGGTTTTCAGCGATTCTCCGAAGGCGATATCATTATTAGAGAAGGTGATTCTGCAGACCACGTTTTTACACTACTCAAAGGTAAGGCTGTTGCAAGCGTCAACTCTGTACCTCTAGGCGTGATCAATGAGGGTGAAATATTTGGAGCACTCGCCGCTGTAACAGGTGAAGCCCGAAACGCCACGATTATTGCCAACGGCAATTGCACTGTGATGACGGTTCCCAAAGAACAGTTCATCGATTTAATAAAATCTCAACCCGAGACATGCCTTCAGATGATTCAAACCATGGCCTACCAAATTACTGAACTTAACAACCTCGTCTGCGCTCGAGTCGAATCCACTTTATGA
- a CDS encoding Rieske (2Fe-2S) protein — translation MQVLCDLDAIQEDQSKGFELNGISLFAVRKDGQVHVYQNQCPHLSIPLEYMPDQFLCSENYFIQCSTHGALFEIDSGNCVSGPCVGDKLTPIETTIENNQILIRIPDELTA, via the coding sequence ATGCAGGTGCTATGCGATCTGGACGCAATCCAAGAAGACCAAAGTAAAGGTTTTGAACTCAACGGAATATCGCTATTTGCCGTACGAAAAGATGGCCAAGTGCATGTTTATCAAAACCAATGCCCCCATTTGAGCATCCCTCTTGAGTATATGCCGGATCAATTTCTTTGCAGTGAAAACTATTTTATTCAATGCTCAACCCATGGCGCGCTATTCGAAATTGACTCAGGCAACTGCGTCAGTGGTCCTTGCGTGGGTGATAAATTAACGCCGATTGAGACTACCATTGAAAATAACCAAATACTTATTCGCATTCCCGATGAGCTAACAGCGTAG
- the sfsA gene encoding DNA/RNA nuclease SfsA — protein sequence MKFDQKLQSGLLIQRYKRFLADIEVEKDGKQPKVLTIHCPNTGAMTGCNVPGSRVWFSTSDNAKRKYPNTWELLETLEGDWACINTVLANKLVEEAINADVIEALKGYSDLSREVRYGDEKSRIDLLLSNPEKDRRDCYIEVKSVTLLTENHIGMFPDAVSARGQKHLRELMAMVEAGHRAVLFFCVNHTGIKSVRPADHIDPEYGQLLRQAAARGVEILAYGADISDTDIVLTRQLPVQLNAAPTLSE from the coding sequence TTGAAGTTTGATCAAAAGCTGCAGTCAGGTTTGTTAATCCAGCGATATAAGCGGTTTTTAGCAGACATTGAAGTTGAAAAAGACGGAAAACAGCCGAAGGTACTTACGATTCATTGTCCAAACACGGGGGCAATGACAGGGTGTAATGTGCCTGGTAGCCGGGTGTGGTTTAGCACCTCAGATAATGCCAAGCGGAAATACCCTAATACTTGGGAGCTTCTAGAAACACTTGAGGGTGATTGGGCTTGTATTAATACGGTCTTAGCAAACAAATTAGTTGAAGAAGCGATAAACGCAGATGTGATAGAGGCGTTAAAAGGCTATAGCGACTTATCTCGTGAGGTGCGCTATGGTGACGAAAAAAGCCGCATTGACCTACTTTTATCTAACCCTGAAAAGGATCGCCGAGACTGTTATATCGAAGTAAAGAGCGTGACGCTGTTAACTGAAAATCATATTGGGATGTTCCCTGATGCTGTAAGTGCACGAGGGCAAAAACATTTGAGAGAGTTAATGGCCATGGTTGAGGCGGGCCATCGAGCCGTATTGTTTTTTTGTGTTAATCATACGGGAATTAAAAGTGTTCGCCCTGCTGATCATATTGACCCTGAATATGGGCAGTTGTTGCGGCAGGCTGCAGCAAGAGGCGTTGAGATTCTGGCTTACGGGGCAGATATTTCAGATACTGATATTGTGTTAACAAGGCAGCTTCCAGTCCAGCTGAACGCTGCCCCTACGTTGTCTGAATAG
- the dksA gene encoding RNA polymerase-binding protein DksA, with the protein MPDTAMNKDGFSGFTPYPIKDGEEYMNEAQRDHFREILLAWKQELMEEVDRTMHHMQEDAANYADPSDRATQEEEFSLELRTRDRERKLIKKIGSTVDRIEKDDYGFCDSCGVEIGIRRLEARPTASLCIDCKTLAEIKERHSGL; encoded by the coding sequence ATGCCAGATACAGCGATGAATAAAGACGGATTTTCAGGTTTTACTCCTTACCCGATTAAAGACGGTGAAGAGTACATGAATGAAGCACAGAGAGATCACTTCCGCGAAATTTTACTTGCTTGGAAGCAGGAATTAATGGAAGAAGTTGATCGCACGATGCATCACATGCAAGAAGACGCAGCTAACTACGCAGACCCAAGTGACCGCGCGACTCAAGAAGAAGAGTTCAGCTTAGAGTTACGTACTCGTGATCGTGAGCGCAAACTCATTAAGAAAATCGGCAGCACGGTTGACCGTATTGAAAAAGACGATTACGGCTTTTGCGACTCTTGCGGTGTAGAAATTGGCATTCGTAGACTTGAGGCGCGACCGACAGCATCACTCTGTATCGACTGCAAAACACTTGCTGAGATCAAAGAGCGCCACTCAGGCCTCTAA
- the gluQRS gene encoding tRNA glutamyl-Q(34) synthetase GluQRS — protein MTHPSSNYRGRFAPSPTGPLHFGSLVAALASFLDARKNNGIWLVRIEDIDPLREAPGASSDILRTLESHHLFWDETVRYQSQQSSAYESLIEQLKQSGHTYYCPCSRKTLNKNNGSHSSECNPQHPDALKPMAIRFHTKERTYTWNDLLLGQQSFLANKQTDDFVIKRKEGFYSYQLAVVCDDIDQRITHIVRGSDLLDSTPAQLALYDALATSPPLFGHIPIIVNNRGQKLSKQNLAPSINTPRISQNLQHALAALNHPLPPLLSGASAEEIIAWAIQNWSLNRVPKSLSIQGGWHTTSEL, from the coding sequence ATGACTCACCCTAGTTCAAACTATCGCGGCAGATTTGCCCCATCTCCTACCGGGCCTTTACATTTTGGTTCTCTTGTAGCGGCGCTAGCCAGCTTTCTCGACGCTCGAAAAAACAACGGTATATGGCTTGTCAGAATTGAAGATATAGATCCGCTTCGAGAGGCACCGGGGGCCAGCAGCGACATACTGCGTACACTAGAATCACACCACCTATTTTGGGATGAAACCGTACGCTACCAGTCTCAGCAAAGCAGTGCCTACGAATCGTTAATAGAACAATTAAAGCAAAGTGGGCATACATATTATTGTCCTTGCAGTCGCAAAACACTGAATAAAAATAATGGCTCTCACAGCTCTGAGTGCAATCCTCAACATCCCGATGCATTAAAGCCTATGGCCATTCGGTTTCACACGAAAGAAAGAACGTATACTTGGAATGACTTATTACTCGGGCAGCAGTCTTTTTTAGCCAATAAGCAAACCGATGACTTTGTCATTAAACGCAAAGAAGGCTTTTACTCATACCAACTCGCCGTTGTCTGCGACGACATAGACCAACGTATCACTCATATTGTTCGCGGCAGTGATTTACTGGATTCGACTCCAGCTCAACTTGCTCTTTATGACGCCCTAGCCACTTCTCCACCGTTATTTGGTCATATCCCGATTATTGTAAATAACCGAGGACAAAAACTCAGCAAACAAAATTTAGCCCCCTCAATAAACACCCCTCGGATCAGTCAAAACTTACAACATGCGCTGGCCGCACTTAACCATCCTTTGCCGCCTTTACTAAGCGGAGCGTCCGCCGAGGAGATCATTGCTTGGGCCATTCAAAACTGGTCGCTTAACCGAGTCCCTAAAAGCCTATCAATACAAGGTGGATGGCATACCACGTCTGAGTTATGA